A genomic segment from Coccinella septempunctata chromosome 3, icCocSept1.1, whole genome shotgun sequence encodes:
- the LOC123309330 gene encoding forkhead box protein N2-like has translation MSPERIGSPHDDQVATPKMSVPASPVAGTPACEAQNPISLLLAVAQAQSSTRSPDDDLTSLSWLHEKDLLKGMNINPSPSNSTNSTPKQYYALSHILPDQSPTSDYVEDSSISPGESSNSSLNSSFPTCHNYQNNQQKNKHPHNVPYDPMVHTNNKPPYSFSCLIFMAIEESPQKALPVKEIYSWILSHFPYFQNAPTGWKNSVRHNLSLNKCFQKVEKAPNLGKGSLWTVDPQYKPNLIQALTRSPFHPCSNLDTSSYLNNNIKTKDDKVEKKSPQSISRLPDPQLFPYLSKTLASVEMSTPVKTEYSDDSLDEVDAATVMLSLKNGPTMRQKRKNVWQVVTTLPSQDHTYSAANSSMSAESEEAFENDDARPKKSTSCQKIDNKDEEEEKKIKGAEILLHFAGVTRTRTYYEPSRKRMRALTFESEEDVDEKQVPFKPRLLRTKRKETKQKYVNNNNNNEWVKHRKELETSSSKRYIRIIKINIKQ, from the exons ATGTCTCCAGAACGGATAGGATCACCACATGATGATCAAGTCGCCACACCAAAAATGTCTGTGCCTGCTAGTCCAGTTGCTGGTACTCCCGCTTGTGAAGCACAGAATCCCATCTCTCTTCTGCTAGCTGTTGCCCAGGCTCAGAGTAGCACTAGATCTCCTGATGATGACTTGACCAGTTTGTCCTGGTTGCACGAGAAAGATTTACTTAAAG GGATGAATATTAATCCTTCACCCTCCAACAGCACAAATTCAACTCCAAAGCAGTATTATGCTTTATCCCACATTCTTCCTGATCAGTCTCCCACTAGTGATTATGTTGAGGATTCTTCCATATCACCTGGTGAATCATCCAACAGTTCCCTAAATTCCAGTTTTCCTACCTGTCACAATTATCAAAATAACCAACAGAAAAACAAACATCCTCACAATGTACCTTATGATCCCATGGTCCATACCAATAACAAACCTCCTTACTCCTTCTCTTGTCTCATATTCATGGCCATCGAGGAATCACCACAAAAAGCTCTACCTGTCAAGGAGATATACTCCTGGATTCTTAGTCATTTTCCGTATTTCCAAAATGCTCCCACTGGATGGAAGAACAGTGTTCGACACAATTTGTCCCTGAATAAATGTTTTCAGAAGGTTGAAAAAGCACCG AACCTCGGTAAAGGATCTTTATGGACAGTGGACCCACAGTACAAGCCAAATTTGATACAAGCATTAACGCGGTCCCCTTTCCATCCTTGCTCAAATTTGGATACatcttcctatctgaacaataaTATCAAAACAAAGGATGACAAAGTAGAAAAAAAATCCCCTCAATCCATATCTCGTCTTCCAGATCCTCAGCTATTTCCCTATTTATCCAAAACTCTAGCTTCAGTTGAGATGAGCACCCCTGTGAAGACAGAGTATTCCGATGACTCATTAGACGAGGTAGATGCGGCCACTGTGATGTTGAGTCTGAAAAATGGACCCACCATGAGGCAGAAAAGAAAAAATGTGTGGCAAGTTGTTACCACTTTGCCTAGTCAGGATCATACATATAGTGCAGCTAATTCTTCAATGTCGGCTGAGAGTGAAGAGGCTTTTGAGAATGATGATGCCAG ACCAAAGAAATCAACATCATGTcagaaaattgataataaagaTGAGGAAgaggagaaaaaaattaaaggagcAGAGATACTGTTACATTTTGCAGGGGTCACAAGAACTCGAACATATTATGAACCATCAAGAAAAAGAATGAGAGCTTTGACGTTCGAGTCTGAGGAAGATGTAGATGAAAAACAAGTTCCTTTTAAACCGAGATTATTGAGAACGAAAAGAAAAGAAACCAAACAAAAATATGTtaataacaacaataacaatGAATGGGTTAAACATAGAAAAGAGCTAGAAACGAGTTCTAGCAAAAG GTATATTAGAATCATCAAGATTAATATAAAGCAATAA
- the LOC123310062 gene encoding uncharacterized protein LOC123310062, producing MMECEDFIQKFHSLEGVTLREKKKSLFCLLNSITALPFNTVDAIIQKLTPCTYLEETFKIELLIHFKKTNDLLQILTKGEEVGSYKIVREDWFIKEIMNEYTPAQFIEQIVPRLSFSVCSKIFRRIFVNVKSENVREEFFEGILNSYGISSALIFLPGCSDEKIEESFKKYSITFTVSQLKLLFQKNKDLIIKYFEQLIENSLDVDRYKWRPFFLYMGKQNPLFYFEICEKFEIDKIKLGRQSTKKFISAKKEQIVLKPHDYCRVLRKDVLVRKLGTDFPKFYKNLLPENFNEFRFCSAKSIIKYYPKKKQYELYYNAFAEVYKLSLWDHIESMDQKLIEFIPEKEEREKWVLKFENRQNIKKYLIKKKKCAMHFIEDDHQNIIRDKKTIFNTLITSCKVTQNYDAFLNILKSFLDRHRNSDVIIIYNFLRTIYKELDLAKFKGEHWQYIYDIIAIQLFKKQQIFHPIFLEYIKFQYLNKNPIEEFVLTLLNEAPMDLSKFNYNNKDFEKNLLLLFLKFLPKITNKKNEIIIQITLSIIRWNSKYPLESICLSNQKDIQSAIKEISSEKVNKTLIKVCRYLICTQKENQMSPDLDEMYWSNYEKLNDNTITNWYVKYKPLVLKDQINRIEAILKNKNNSFIRKLKKYSHLGIPGAISTSCLQELKISKPSKCGRIVKILVHFMEKSDFLSLMQQHIPDSDESVGDINDESSLKALTIQRALVKYSKLCPNMTVLLPTLLKYCRRNILSSCLPALYSSFHRVPENQLYSALQQLENASVTVRKHTIFLTSLILPIEKVLCKYKEIQSTEKNFSVKQHMFMNCYKYFLRNELPECWTIIENYLQQMKKGDKESLKMITNVHLIPRKYRAAYTEMAWNVLEKFKTKNASIDDNMFVLLNNLKKNDIILLNTKFCCNIIENKLFDDEECSFDNSVSDFCRQFFLFNEFSEDKMKSLSALIHRLKKQSVHSFEKQREILSILHDFCFKLLADIISSDDIENVDAMLPKNFNDILGKLFSVEEIFEEKFLLDLITFKIESNTFKQSLPGQMSKLFTNLKKDYGHLIMKRFNTLLGKVLNILYPDDDFGVLQFLNTFLKEQSSLDHCALVIELMPFISYFSDKQTENEYHKLLKYLYQYGQIIKIRLYGKLKNM from the coding sequence ATGATGGAATGTGAAGATTTCATCCAAAAATTCCATTCTCTGGAGGGGGTTACTttgagagaaaagaaaaaatctttGTTCTGTCTACTGAACAGCATAACGGCTTTACCGTTCAACACAGTAGATGCTataatacaaaaattgacaccgtGCACATACCTTGAGGAAACATTTAAGATTGAGCTTCTCATCCACTTCAAAAAGACAAATGATCTTCTCCAAATACTTACCAAAGGGGAAGAAGTTGGTTCATACAAAATTGTCCGAGAAGATTGGTTCATTAaggaaataatgaatgaatacacacCTGCCCAATTTATTGAACAGATTGTGCCAAGACTGTCTTTTTCTGtgtgttcaaaaattttcaggaGAATATTTGTAAATGTAAAAAGTGAAAATGTTAGAGAGGAATTTTTTGAAGGAATACTCAATAGTTATGGAATATCATCTGCTCTCATCTTTTTACCAGGATGctcagatgaaaaaattgaggaatcattcaaaaaatattctatcACTTTTACAGTCAGCCAattgaaattattgtttcaaaaaaataagGATTTGATAATTAAGTATTTCGAGCAATTGATAGAAAACAGTTTGGATGTTGATAGATATAAGTGGCGACCTTTTTTCTTATATATGGGAAAGCAAAATCCCttgttttatttcgaaatatgtGAAAAGTTTGAAATAGATAAAATCAAACTAGGCAGACAAAGCACTAAAAAATTCATCAGTGCCAAGAAGGAACAAATCGTACTTAAGCCACATGATTACTGTAGAGTTTTACGTAAAGATGTGTTAGTTCGAAAATTAGGAACAGATTTTCCgaaattctataaaaatttattgCCTGAGAATTTTAATGAGTTTCGATTTTGTTCGGCAAAATCTATAATCAAGTATTAccctaaaaaaaaacaatatgagCTATACTACAATGCTTTTGCAGAAGTTTATAAGTTAAGCCTTTGGGATCATATAGAATCCATGGATCAAAAACTGATAGAATTCATTCCTGAAAAAGAAGAGAGAGAGAAGTGGGTTTTGAAATTTGAGAATAggcagaatataaaaaaatatcttattAAGAAAAAGAAGTGTGCCATGCACTTCATAGAAGATGATCATCAAAATATAATACGAGATAAGAAAACAATATTCAATACATTAATAACAAGCTGCAAAGTAACACAAAACTACGACGCTTTCCTCAACATTTTGAAATCATTTCTTGATCGTCATAGAAACAGTGATgtgataataatatataattttcttcGAACTATTTACAAAGAATTAGACTTGGCAAAGTTCAAAGGCGAACATTGGCAATACATATATGATATAATTGCAATACAACTGTTTAAGAAACAACAAATATTTCATCCTATATTTCTAGAATATATTAAGTTCCAATATCTGAACAAGAATCCTATTGAAGAGTTTGTATTAACTTTGTTGAATGAAGCACCCATGGATTTGTCAAAGTTCAATTACAACAACAAAGACTTTGAGAAAAACCTGCTCTTACTCTTCCTGAAATTTCTTCCCAAAATAactaacaaaaaaaatgaaattattattcaaatCACTCTCAGTATAATAAGATGGAATTCAAAATATCCTTTGGAGTCTATCTGTTTATCGAATCAAAAGGATATACAAAGCGCCATAAAGGAAATAAGTTCCGAAAAAGTCAATAAAACTTTGATAAAAGTATGCAGGTATTTAATTTGTACTCAGAAAGAAAATCAAATGAGTCCAGATTTGGATGAAATGTATTGGtctaattatgaaaaattaaatgacAATACCATAACAAATTGGTATGTAAAGTATAAACCCTTAGTTTTGAAAGACCAAATCAACAGAATAGAAGCTATACTGAAAAACAAGAACAATAGTTTCATTCGTAAGTTGAAGAAATATAGTCATCTAGGAATTCCTGGTGCAATTTCTACGTCTTGTTTGCAAGAATTGAAAATATCGAAACCATCTAAATGTGGTCGGATAGTTAAAATATTAGTGCATTTTATGGAGAAGTCTGATTTTCTTTCATTAATGCAACAGCATATTCCCGATTCTGATGAAAGTGTTGGCGATATAAATGATGAGAGTTCGCTAAAGGCGCTTACTATTCAACGTGCTTTAGTCAAATACTCAAAGTTATGTCCAAACATGACTGTTCTCCTACCAACTCTATTGAAATATTGCAGGAGAAATATCCTAAGCTCTTGTCTCCCAGCACTTTATAGCAGTTTTCACAGAGTTCCAGAAAATCAATTATATTCAGCATTGCAACAGTTGGAGAATGCATCTGTGACAGTGAGAAAACATACAATTTTCCTCACAAGTCTGATTCTACCAATTGAAAAAGTTCTATGCAAATACAAAGAAATACAATCAACTGAAAAGAACTTTTCTGTTAAACAACACATGTTTATGAACTGCTACAAATATTTCTTAAGAAATGAGTTGCCCGAATGTTGGactattattgaaaattatttgcaACAGATGAAGAAGGGCGATAAGGAGTCATTGAAGATGATTACGAATGTTCATCTTATTCCTAGAAAATATCGTGCAGCCTATACAGAAATGGCATGGAATgttcttgaaaaattcaaaacaaaaaatgcaTCAATTGACGATAACATGTTTGTTCTTCTCAATAACTTGAAAAAGAATGATATTATTCTGTTGAATACCAAATTTTGCTGTaatattattgaaaacaaaCTTTTCGATGATGAAGAGTGCTCTTTCGACAATAGCGTATCAGATTTTTGccgacaattttttttattcaatgagTTTAGTGAGGACAAAATGAAGTCGTTGTCAGCGTTGATTCATCGATTAAAAAAACAATCCGTCCATAGTTTTGAGAAACAAAGAGAAATTTTGAGTATTCTCCACGATTTTTGTTTTAAACTTCTCGCAGATATTATATCTTCAGATGACATCGAAAATGTTGATGCAATGCTACCGAAAAACTTCAACGATATTTTGGGGAAACTGTTCTCTgttgaagaaatttttgaagagAAATTTCTGTTAGATTTGATCACTTTCAAGATTGAGTCGAACACTTTCAAACAATCACTGCCAGGTCAAATGAGCAAACTGTTCACAAATTTGAAGAAAGATTACGGCCATTTGATAATGAAACGTTTCAATACATTATTAGGAAAggttttaaatattttatatcCAGATGACGACTTCGGTGTACTACAGTTTTTGAATACTTTTTTAAAAGAACAAAGTTCATTAGATCATTGTGCTTTAGTTATAGAACTTATGCCCTTTATTTCATATTTCAGTGACAAGCAAACAGAAAATGAATATcataaattgttgaaatatctcTATCAATATGGGCAAATAATAAAGATTCGTCTGTATGGGAAACTGAAAAATATGTAA
- the LOC123309213 gene encoding uncharacterized protein LOC123309213 gives MAEAKEFIEKFHGLDGTLLKDRNKAFRLLLENYTEMRDNDNILKEIYINLHTNTYLEETYKLEFLIYFRRVSELFDLLKSGNDVSASRIIKQKWFLKAILKDVSPKEFVRDIFPQLSQIVRLKILKQILKQFKDEKYINSLFDELNETYGARPAVVIISGCSVDKIEEFLKERSLTISPAQLKLLYDKDKSLIRFYYAEYHKRGGNMNSLDSFSRYLARKDPALFMELREKYRFTTYFGLGRQGTKVFVKENTNALIEDPLKYLEMNVLKRSALVRQLGNEFPKFLKAAYPDSSKELSNSHLVFDLLDDYPKKRRYNLFSSLFKEVYNKDLFTAKEIMNEKLLEIIPSHEEREKWVDIFNSEVKYIKYKRSTVAVAELKEQLFRADDITFRKELFEYLITSCKVSEDYGQLLDILKLVCKRFRNADDGALYTLLRTINEKMDMKMLNEEHWKYIHEIIMLQDLRNITMCADIIFEYCKFLHVAEKSFEEMIPILLKCDTTLSSHKFVDERFKDDNFKKIFLQLVLKYYPALEDKFKSSWKAIEIVLIIRRWNRNHPKEKIFVSQVESIIESIQEEVKQSWVYCSGSEMQALKYLICVENDTEHFENIYFDNINTLANYTITRWFLKYKPEVFRKFIDKIYPCFTAKGKYLNGVLRKFEYSGLVKDIEEHYLGKLQEPDQSDRDVFAQILASIMPTRNFLALIEKYRPLIDKLDISNSSEEEKTLLQIEMSLAKSVRFSRCHHSALPVLLQYCKGDCLQPALYSLYSCFNRIAENNLKSVLSLLLKQPVSLRKHSMFLASLVFPVRINEDLGKQMMEAEKDISVKKHLFFCSYKYFLKNPLEHVWDILINYMELLTVHDKESLDLITNIHYIPEKFRQKFAEEVWQTLERLEEIENNPVDQYYDKFLLNIRDYDIRLLSPDFCITIIDKKMFKDGHKRNAICSKFAIQFMMYSGDIRQGIRSVMKILNEYKSKYWNTKKGAHAKSVIYHFCSEIFDECMSVDHLRIPLPKEFPSTLSEEWKKVFTQEETFEEYLLLECIIFKYGDDTDIQVFSKRIGELFERARKDYGELVHVLFRDILDNSLEKLLSDKKYKSELMVFLRQFIDDGPFSVARFLLVISLLPVRLDDEKLKKNYDYIVAKIRDTPDKIIRLSLDSHYKHF, from the coding sequence ATGGCAGAGGCAAAGGAATTCATAGAAAAATTCCATGGATTGGATGGCACACTTCTTAAGGACAGGAATAAAGCGTTTCGTCTTTTATTAGAAAACTATACTGAAATGCGGGACAACgataatattctgaaagaaatttATATTAATCTTCATACAAACACGTACTTGGAAGAAACGTACAAACTAGAATTTctaatttacttcaggagagtTTCAGAACTCTTCGATCTTCTCAAGAGTGGGAACGATGTGTCTGCCAGTAGAATCATCAAACAAAAATGGTTCCTCAAAGCCATACTGAAGGATGTGTCTCCGAAAGAATTTGTGAGGGATATTTTTCCACAGCTCTCCCAAATCGtcaggttgaaaatattgaagcaGATTTTGAAGCAGTTCAAAGatgaaaaatacatcaattCGCTATTCGATGAATTAAATGAAACGTACGGTGCAAGACCGGCTGTAGTTATAATTTCCGGGTGCTCTGTGGACAAAATCGAAGAATTTCTGAAGGAGAGGAGCCTCACCATATCCCCAGCTCAACTGAAACTGCTTTATGACAAGGACAAATCTCTGATACGGTTCTATTACGCAGAGTATCATAAAAGGGGTGGTAACATGAACTCTCTGGATTCCTTCTCCCGTTATTTGGCAAGGAAAGATCCCGCTCTCTTCATGGAGCTACGTGAAAAGTACAGATTCACCACATATTTTGGCTTGGGACGCCAAGGTACTAAGGTTTTCGTTAAAGAGAATACAAACGCCTTGATTGAAGATCCACTGAAATACCTCGAAATGAATGTCTTGAAACGGAGCGCTTTGGTAAGGCAGCTTGGAAACGAGTTTCCTAAATTCTTGAAAGCTGCATATCCCGACTCCTCAAAAGAATTGTCGAATTCGCATTTGGTTTTCGATTTGCTGGATGATTACCCAAAGAAGAGAAGGTACAATCTTTTCTCGAGCCTTTTCAAGGAAGTCTACAACAAGGACTTGTTCACAGCCAAAGAAATTATGAACGAGAAACTTCTGGAAATAATACCCAGTCACGAAGAAAGGGAAAAGTGGGTAGATATTTTCAATAGTGAAGTTAAGTACATTAAATACAAAAGATCCACAGTTGCGGTGGCCGAACTGAAAGAACAACTATTCAGAGCTGATGATATAACATTCCGCAAAGAACTTTTCGAATATTTAATAACTTCATGCAAGGTGAGTGAAGATTATGGACAACTTTTGGATATTTTGAAACTTGTGTGTAAGAGATTCCGTAATGCTGACGATGGAGCTCTCTATACACTGTTGAGAACGATTAACGAAAAAATGgatatgaaaatgttgaacgaAGAGCATTGGAAATATATACACGAAATTATAATGCTACAAGATCTTAGAAATATAACAATGTGCGCTGACATAATTTTCGAGTATTGCAAATTCTTGCATGTTGCTGAGAAATCATTCGAAGAAATGATTCCAATTTTACTTAAATGTGATACTACTTTAAGCAGCCATAAATTTGTTGACGAAAGATTCAAGGAtgataatttcaagaaaatatttttgcagcTCGTTCTCAAATATTATCCAGCCTTAGAAGACAAATTCAAATCCTCTTGGAAAGCTATAGAGATAGTTTTAATAATAAGAAGATGGAACAGAAATCATcctaaggaaaaaatttttgtttcccaAGTTGAGTCAATTATTGAATCTATCCAAGAAGAAGTGAAACAAAGTTGGGTGTATTGTTCTGGAAGTGAAATGCAAGCTCTGAAATACCTCATCTGCGTTGAAAACGACACTGAACATTTTGAGAATATTTATTTCGATAATATAAACACTCTAGCCAATTACACTATAACTAGATGGTTTCTAAAATACAAACCTGAGGTTTTTCGGAAATTTATAGATAAAATTTATCCTTGCTTCACTGCCAAGGGTAAGTACTTGAATGGAGTACtgagaaaattcgaatattcagGATTGGTCAAGGATATAGAGGAGCATTATTTGGGAAAATTGCAAGAGCCAGACCAGAGCGACAGGGATGTGTTTGCTCAGATTTTGGCCTCAATAATGCCAACACGAAATTTTTTAGCACTCATTGAAAAATACCGACCTCTGATCGATAAATTGGACATTTCGAATTCCAGTGAAGAAGAAAAAACTCTGTTACAAATAGAAATGTCCTTGGCGAAATCTGTACGTTTCAGTAGATGTCATCATTCTGCTTTGCCTGTTTTACTTCAGTATTGCAAGGGTGATTGTTTACAACCAGCCCTATATTCACTCTATAGTTGTTTTAACAGAATAGCGGAGAATAATCTCAAATCCGTTTTATCATTGTTGCTGAAACAACCAGTTTCCCTGAGAAAGCATTCAATGTTTTTAGCTTCTCTTGTGTTTCCAGTTAGGATAAACGAGGACTTGGGAAAGCAAATGATGGAAGCAGAAAAGGATATATCTGTGAAAAAACATctgtttttttgttcatacaaatattttcttAAAAATCCATTGGAGCATGTCTGGGACATACTAATTAATTACATGGAACTTCTAACAGTACATGACAAGGAATCACTAGATCTCATCACAAATATACATTATATTCCGGAAAAATTTCGGCAAAAGTTTGCAGAAGAAGTTTGGCAAACTTTGGAAAGGTTagaagaaattgaaaacaaCCCAGTTGATCAGTATTATGACaagtttttattgaatattcgaGATTATGACATAAGGCTTTTATCCCCTGATTTCTGCATTACAATAATcgataaaaaaatgttcaaggACGGACATAAGAGAAACGCCATTTGTTCGAAATTCGcaattcaattcatgatgtACAGCGGTGACATAAGACAAGGAATAAGAAGCGTTATGAAAATTCTCAACGAGTACAAATCAAAGTATTGGAACACCAAAAAAGGAGCACATGCCAAATCTGTGATTTATCACTTCTGCTCCGAAATTTTCGACGAGTGTATGAGTGTTGATCATTTAAGGATACCTTTGCCGAAGGAATTCCCATCCACTTTGAGTGAAGagtggaaaaaagtgttcacgCAAGAAGAAACCTTCGAGGAATATCTACTGCTGGAatgtattattttcaaatatggaGATGATACAGATATACAAGTATTTTCTAAAAGGATTGGGGAATTGTTCGAAAGGGCTAGAAAGGATTATGGTGAGCTGGTACACGTTTTATTTCGAGACATTCTGGACAATTCACTGGAGAAACTACTGAGCGATAAGAAGTATAAATCAGAGTTAATGGTATTTCTTAGGCAGTTCATCGACGATGGCCCTTTTTCTGTTGCACGATTTTTATTAGTCATCAGCCTATTGCCTGTCCGTTTAGatgatgaaaaactgaaaaaaaattatgattataTAGTGGCAAAAATTCGCGATACTCCAGATAAAATCATTCGTTTGAGTTTGGACAGTCATTATAAGCATTTTTAG